The genomic window CTCAGAAGGCAGTATACGGGAATCTTCCCACCCCATCCAGTCCCGATACCTCCAGAGAGAAACGCCTCGATTGACAACTTCATGGGCTTCTTATAGTCTGACCCGGACAAAGAGTAAAGAGGCTCACGAGGAAAGGAGATGCCATGGAGACACACGTCATAGGATTTCCCCGCATAGGTGCCCGCAGGGAACTCAAGAAAGCAGTGGAGGCATACTGGAAAGGCGCTACAGACCGGTCTTCGCTCGAAGACACGGGAAAGCGGCTCATGGAATATGCATGGAAGACCCAGAAGGAGGCGGGACTCTCACTGGTGACAGTGGGTGACTTCTCGTACTACGACCATATCCTCGACATGGCCCTCGCGCTCTCCCTCATCCCCTCGCGATTCAAGAAAGAGGACTACCCCCACGACCTCGACCTCTCCTTCGCCCTCGCGCGGGGCGACAGGGAGCGCAACATCCCGGCCCTCGACATGACCAAGTGGTTCGATACCAACTACCACTACATCGTACCTGAACTGGAAGACTCCTCCTCGATCCGACTCGCGGAACACACCCGGATCGAGGAACAGGTGCATCTCGCCCGAAGTCTCGGCTACCGGGTGAAGGCCACCCTCCCCGGTCCCCTCACCTTCCTCTCCCTCGCCCGCGAGACCGGGGAGCGCCCCAGATGGTCCTTCGCCGACGAGGTGGGTAAGGCCTATGCGACGCTGCTCTCCCGTCTCGCCCCGCACTGCGAGTGGATACAGCTGGAGGAGCCGATCCTCGCCACCGACCTCTCCTCCCCCCAGAAGGAGGCATGGGCCTCGATCTACGCCCAGCTCTCCGACCACACGGAGAGGATCCTGGTGGCCTGCTACTTCGGGCCAGTGGGAGAGAACATCGAGCTCCTCCTCTCCTCCGGCGTACGGGGCATCCACCTCGACCTCACACGCGAGGGGGTCGAGGTCCTCTCCCGGATTCCCGAAGACAGGGTCGTCTCCCTCGGGGTGATAGACGGACGGAACGTCTGGCGGGCCGACCTGGAGGCGGCGGCCCGGATAGTCGAACCGCAGGTGGCCCGAAGAGGAGACGACAAGACGATGCTCTCCTCTTCGTGCTCGCTCCTCCATGTGCCCATCGACCTCGAGCTCGAGACAGCACTCCCCGAGTACATCAAGGAATGGCTCGCCTTCGCCGTGCAAAAGTGCAGGGAACTGAGTCTCCTCGCACGTTACCTCACGAACGGAGAGACAGGTCCGGAATGGGAGAGCTCACGAAAGGCAGCCGAGGCGAGGAGACGGCATCCCGAGGTCATGATCCCCCGCGTGAGGGAACGCGTGGCATCCGTCACAGGTACACAGCTTACCCGCTCCCTTCCCTTTGCCGATCGCAAGCCCCTCCAGCAGGAGAAGCTGGGCCTTCCACTCTTCCCCACCACCACCATCGGCTCCTTCCCCCAGACCCCCGAGATCCGCAAGGTGAGAGCCCGGTTCAAGAGGGGGGAGATCACCCGGGAGGAGTACGAGACCTATATGGAGGGCGAGATAGAGAGGGTCATACGGGAACAGGAGGCCCTCGGCCTGGACGTCCTGGTGCACGGAGAGCCGGAACGGAACGATATGGTGGAGTACTTCGCAGAACTCCTGCCGGGCTACTGCACCACGACCAATGGGTGGGTGCAGAGCTATGGGACTCGATGCGTGAAGCCCCCCATCATCTACGGCGACGTCCACCGCTCCGAGCCCATGACCATTCGGTGGATCACCTACGCCCAGTCGCTCACCTCCCGGCCGGTGAAAGGCATGCTCACGGGGCCGGTCACCATGCTCAAGTGGAGTTTCGTCCGGGACGACATCCCCGCCCGGGACGTCGCGTTCCAGATCGCCCTCGCACTCAGGGACGAGGTGGCGGACCTCGAAGCTCAGGGCATAACCGTCATCCAGATAGACGAGCCCGCCATCAGGGAGGGGCTCCCCCTGAGAAGGACGCAGTGGGAGGAGTATCTCACCTGGGCCACCGACGCCTTCCGCCTCGCGAGCTCGGGGGCGGCCCCCGACACACAGATCCACACCCACATGTGTTACAGCGATTTCGAGGACATCATCGAGTGGATCGCCCGGCTCGACGCCGACGTCATCAGCATAGAGGCCTCGCGGAGCGACATGCAGCTCCTCGAGGCGTTCCACCGCTTCGACTACCCCAACGACATCGGACCGGGTGTATACGACGTGCACAGTCCCAGGATCCCCGGCATCGAGGAGATGTACCGCCTCCTCAAGAAGGCCCTCGAGGTGATCGCCCCCGGGCAGCTCTGGGTGAACCCTGATTGCGGACTCAAGACCCGTGCCTGGGAGGAGGTGCGTCCCTCCCTCACCAACATGGTGGAAGCCGCTCGGAGACTCAGGAAGGAGTACGACGGGAGGAAATGAAAAACTTTCCTTGACAAATAACCCAAGCCCTTATATGGTAAAAGCATATACTCAACGGTGAGGGATTCCAAGTGGGACGACAGACAAAGAGCACGCTGCAGAACGGTATCCCTGCGATCTTCCAGAATCCTGAGGTCGAGGCCCTTCTTGCGAAAGGGAAGGATGTGATCATCCAGGTGGAAGAGGGGGAATTCCCCTACCCCGCCTACTTCTTCAGAGGGTTCCCCAAGGTGGTGGAACGTGAAGGTCTCTACCTCACCCCCACGGAACAGCGCATCATCGATCTCATCCGCGAGGCAGGGATGCACCCTGCCTCGCTTCCCGAGCTCCTCTTCCTGGGGGGCAGGACCACCCCGAGACGGGAGGCCCAGGCGCTGGCCTTCCCCTCCCACGCCGTCTGCTGTACCGCCACACGCCTCATAGACCATATACGGAGGGACAACCTCTCCCTCCAGCACATCAGGCGTGTCGTGATGGAATATCCGCAGGACGAAGAGACCGCGGAGATATTCAAGGCCGATGTGGAGTTCGTTCTCTCGAAGGTGCCTTCACACCCGCAGTGCATCGTCCTCGCCTCCGACCCGCAACGTGCAGTCGCCGACCTCAAGGACGTCCTCTCCCATCCGCAGATCGTGCCCCTCTCCAGCTGGAAGAAGAGCCGAACCGAAAAGGCGTGGTTTCCCCTGGAGGCCCCCGACCGGATGGCCGAGGCCGTAGCCGACCTCATCCTGAGCCATGACCTCAAGAAGGTGATCTGCTACGTCCCCGACACGCTCACCGAGAAGCTGAGACGGACATTCATCAGGATGCACATCTCCTTCGCTTCCATACTCCGGGACTCCTCGCCCGGGTCAGAGGATCGCGCACTCAAGAAGTTCAAGACCCTCGACGCCGAGGTGCTCCTCCTGGAAGCCCCCCGCCCATTCCCCTCCCTCTACACGGCAAAGGCCGTCATCTTCGCCGGTATTCCGGGTCCGGAGATCTTCCTCCAGGGGAAACGCTGTCTGAGCGAGCACATACCTCTCACACACCTGTTCCTCCTCGCCCCCCAGAGCGAGGAGGAGCGGATCCATGAGCTCGAAAGCCGGGTGGGCTCGATCGCACGGCGGGAACCTCCTGACGAGGAGGCCGTGGCGAGGGGATTCCTCGAGCGCGTCCTGGAATGCCTCGACAGGCAAAACCCTCATGCCATCGAACCATACAGGAAGGCCTTCAGGAAGGCGGTGCCCTTCTTCCGCAGGGCGGACGTGGCCGCCTATCTCGTACGGAACATCCTTTCCGACTCTGCCCGGAGCCTCCTGCCCATGCAGGACATATTCTTCAGCATGGGGAAGAACCGCAAGATCTTTCCGGAAGATCTCAAGGAACTCGTGCTCTCGGTGGAGGGGCTCACCGAAGAGGACATCGGGGAGATCCGGGTGCTCGACAACTATTCCTTCGTGGAAGTGAGCGAGCCGTTCGCGGAGAAGGTCATCTCCACCCTCAACGGTACGGACTTCAAGGGGAAACGGCTCACGGTCAACTACGGCAAACGGAGGAGTGGGAGGTGATCACCCTCCCATGAGATAGTCCACGCCCATGAGGATGAGAATCCCCTCGACCACCACGGAGAGCACGAGCGAGAGCGCCGCCAGGAGGAGGATGCCCCAGCCTTTCCACCACATCCTCGAGAGGCGGGCGTACCGGTGGATGGTGTAGCCGTGGAGCAGGGGATCGGCGGCCCCCGTCTCCACCTCCCTCACCTCCAAGACGAAGGAATCCCCCTCCTCTCTCACCCTGTAGCGTCTGTCGCCGACCTCCCATGACGTCCCTTCCTCGGGCCTCCTCCTGCACGCCTTCCATGGGAGGGTCGCCTGCTCATAGGTCACGAGCGCCTTCTTCCCCATCCTCCATAGCTTCCTGTGGAGGTAGTACCCGAACACGGCAGGAGGGAAGAAGACGGAGACAGGGAGGAACGCCGCGGTGAGGGAGAGGAGTCCCTCCAGATAGTGGGTCTGGATGGACACGCTGCCGAAGAGGAGCAGGAGCAGCATCCCCACCCCCATGAAAGGCACCGTGAGAGGGTTCCAGAACTCGTTCACGCTCCGCGCGGAGGCGATGACCGAATGGACGAGGTGGTGGAGGGGTACACTGTAGAGTACGAGCACGGGTTCCGACTGGGGATCGAGGACGATCTTGCCGTTCTCCTCCCTCACCCTCCCCGCCAGGTAGACACTCGCCCCCGAAGGAAGGTGATGCACGTCCTCCGCATGGAGCACCTCCATCCCACCCAGGCGGGCCTCCTCGCTCCCGGGAAGGAGGTGCAGGAGTACACGCGAAAGATCCACCCAGACGAGGAGTCCGTTGCACCTGACCCACAGGTAGTGGTCACGGACCAGGGAATCCACCGTCCCGAGAAACCGCCACTTCCGCCCCGTCAGAGGTTTGCCGGGACTCCAGAGGGGAAAGAGGAGGGATCCGTAGAACCGTCTCCGCCAGCGGAACCACCGGTACCACTGGAAGACCCCTCCCCCGCCGGGAATGAGTATGTAGCAGAGGAGAAAGACCGCTGTGAGGATCGTCATGCTCATCTCTGGACCCAGCCCTCGGTTCCCTACTATGATCGCATCATGGTGCAAAAGCTCGTGGTAGGTCAACTGGCGACCAACGCCTACGTGTACGTGTCCCAGGTCACGGGGAAGGCCCTCCTCATCGACCCCGGGGCGGATGCCCCACGGATCGTCGACTGGCTGGAAGACCTCGGGATCCTTCCCTCCGCCCTGCTGTGCACCCACGGACACATCGATCACGTGGGAGCCATCGGGCACCTGCTCGACCGCCTTCACCACGATCGGACCATCCCCGTCTTCCTCCACGAGGCCGATCTTCCCCTCCTCGAGGAAGCCTTCGACCTGCAGCGCGCCTGGCTCCACTCCGCCGGGATACCCACAGCCGATCTCGACCGCCCACCCGTCTCTTCGATCCGTCCCCTCACCGATGGGAAGGAACTCGACCCCTGGGGCCTTCGTCTCCTCCACACCCCCGGGCACAGCCCCGGCAGTATCTGCCTCTACGCCCCCGAGGAAGGGGTGCTCTTTTCAGGGGATACGCTCTTCCGGGAAGGGGTGGGAAGGACCGATCTTCCGGGAGGCTCGTGGGAGGCGCTGGAGAGGAGTATCGTCGAACGCCTCTATCCACTTGGCGACGGGATACGGGTCTATCCGGGGCACGGTCCGGAGACGACACTGGGCCACGAGAAGGGGTGGAACCCCTTCGTGCGGGAGGAGGGGCTCACGCCGAGAGGTTGAGGACGACCCCGGTGGTGAGTGTCTTGATACCCGGCGGTGGAACCGGGGCCTGCGAGTGGCTCACAGAGACGTCGTGGAGGCGCTCCTCCAGCGACAGGATGAGATCGTCCACCTCTTCGGCGGAGAGATCCTCCTTGGTGACGGGAGACACCCCGTCGTGCCGCTGGGAAAGCTTTATGAACCGTTCGATGAGGAGATCGAGGACCTGAAGCTTGCTCACCGGGACGCCTTCGAC from Spirochaeta thermophila DSM 6192 includes these protein-coding regions:
- the metE gene encoding 5-methyltetrahydropteroyltriglutamate--homocysteine S-methyltransferase, coding for METHVIGFPRIGARRELKKAVEAYWKGATDRSSLEDTGKRLMEYAWKTQKEAGLSLVTVGDFSYYDHILDMALALSLIPSRFKKEDYPHDLDLSFALARGDRERNIPALDMTKWFDTNYHYIVPELEDSSSIRLAEHTRIEEQVHLARSLGYRVKATLPGPLTFLSLARETGERPRWSFADEVGKAYATLLSRLAPHCEWIQLEEPILATDLSSPQKEAWASIYAQLSDHTERILVACYFGPVGENIELLLSSGVRGIHLDLTREGVEVLSRIPEDRVVSLGVIDGRNVWRADLEAAARIVEPQVARRGDDKTMLSSSCSLLHVPIDLELETALPEYIKEWLAFAVQKCRELSLLARYLTNGETGPEWESSRKAAEARRRHPEVMIPRVRERVASVTGTQLTRSLPFADRKPLQQEKLGLPLFPTTTIGSFPQTPEIRKVRARFKRGEITREEYETYMEGEIERVIREQEALGLDVLVHGEPERNDMVEYFAELLPGYCTTTNGWVQSYGTRCVKPPIIYGDVHRSEPMTIRWITYAQSLTSRPVKGMLTGPVTMLKWSFVRDDIPARDVAFQIALALRDEVADLEAQGITVIQIDEPAIREGLPLRRTQWEEYLTWATDAFRLASSGAAPDTQIHTHMCYSDFEDIIEWIARLDADVISIEASRSDMQLLEAFHRFDYPNDIGPGVYDVHSPRIPGIEEMYRLLKKALEVIAPGQLWVNPDCGLKTRAWEEVRPSLTNMVEAARRLRKEYDGRK
- a CDS encoding DEAD/DEAH box helicase is translated as MGRQTKSTLQNGIPAIFQNPEVEALLAKGKDVIIQVEEGEFPYPAYFFRGFPKVVEREGLYLTPTEQRIIDLIREAGMHPASLPELLFLGGRTTPRREAQALAFPSHAVCCTATRLIDHIRRDNLSLQHIRRVVMEYPQDEETAEIFKADVEFVLSKVPSHPQCIVLASDPQRAVADLKDVLSHPQIVPLSSWKKSRTEKAWFPLEAPDRMAEAVADLILSHDLKKVICYVPDTLTEKLRRTFIRMHISFASILRDSSPGSEDRALKKFKTLDAEVLLLEAPRPFPSLYTAKAVIFAGIPGPEIFLQGKRCLSEHIPLTHLFLLAPQSEEERIHELESRVGSIARREPPDEEAVARGFLERVLECLDRQNPHAIEPYRKAFRKAVPFFRRADVAAYLVRNILSDSARSLLPMQDIFFSMGKNRKIFPEDLKELVLSVEGLTEEDIGEIRVLDNYSFVEVSEPFAEKVISTLNGTDFKGKRLTVNYGKRRSGR
- a CDS encoding MBL fold metallo-hydrolase — protein: MVQKLVVGQLATNAYVYVSQVTGKALLIDPGADAPRIVDWLEDLGILPSALLCTHGHIDHVGAIGHLLDRLHHDRTIPVFLHEADLPLLEEAFDLQRAWLHSAGIPTADLDRPPVSSIRPLTDGKELDPWGLRLLHTPGHSPGSICLYAPEEGVLFSGDTLFREGVGRTDLPGGSWEALERSIVERLYPLGDGIRVYPGHGPETTLGHEKGWNPFVREEGLTPRG